TGTTAAAGTTCCAATTCCTTCAAATTTTGCACATCTATTAGAAGATaaattaagtatataatatataaatggtGCTTGATGATACAAAATGATTAATGTCAGTAATAAATCaattcattttaataataaatgatttcgatgatacaaaaatattaatttatatattaggtTGGTAAACTGTCCTTGTACAAACTTGGCCAATATTTTCGTGAAAGATACGACCAGTTTTTAGGAAGAATTTACACTTCAAAAGATATTTGGTTTCGTGCCGATGAGGTAGAGAGAGTCGTAATGAGTGGACAACTAGTAGCAGCTGGATTATATCCTCCGTGTGAAGAACAAAGGTcctaaataaaattttagctGTTTGATAAACAATTAACTTCTAATACAATTATACGGTAATTTGATCTAAAAAAATAAGCTTTATAGGTGGGATTCTAATTTAAATTGGCAACCGATACCTGTATGGACACCGCTGAATTCGAACGATTGCCTGTATAATGggcaatttttaacaaatttctataCATGGAGAAATAACGTGGAGAAAACAGATGAGACCACAATGCAATTTCAAAAACAGAATAAAGATGTTTATAGGTATTTGTCTGAACATACAGGTGGTAATATCACACAATCTAGAACGTTCAACTTACGTCAATTCTTGTACGCACAGGTAAATAATACCTTTTCATAGCAAATATTACGAGCTAGATGTTTAAAGTAAATATACAATCAGAGATAAAAATAAGTAACAGGTAATGAAAATAGGTATCAGTAAGGTTTACTCGAATTAGTACTAATATTATACaacacaaattttatttattattggacTGCgctatttattgttatttttatgaataatactAAACAAAAATAGTACCTCagtaaatatttgttttttaccactaaatattataacaaatgttgtactttgaatatttgatatacctttacaaattatatgtatcctatgcattttaatatctttacattttccataaatgcacaaAAATCTGCAGTTTACTTATTCTTATAGCATACATGTATAGAGTATCtaggaaataatagaaattaatacatatttacatttttatgtaaaCAATTCGTACTTAATGAAACTTTATTAGTATCCATTTCTACTACCTGCccacttatttttattttcgactgcatatttatttttataatatcaatatgCTAAACATTTTCaatcatatataatacatatctaaagattaataaataattatacaaataaagtGAGTGTGGTTGTCAAaggtaataaatatatttttgaatactTAAAATACTCATTTAGAAAGATATTGGCTTAAAATTACCCGAATGGACAAAATCTGTTTTTCCACATGGAAAGCTAGATGAGTTAGCCGTAAACGATATTTACATTCGGACTCGTACTCCACAAATGAAGCAATTATTAGCTGGTAAATATTAAATCttataacttttaattttttattcttcttatgTTCGCGtcagaataaaaattattttgcccatatatctatatttaatatctactataatattaatttgtcttatacaattaaaataaattctacttGACAGGAATGTGGATTCGCGAATGGTTAAATCATATTGATGATCATTTATATAAGAATGATACACGAAAAGCATTTATGTATGCGGCACATGATCTAAATATTGCTTACATACTTGCAGCACTAGACAATTTTGATAACGAAATTCCTTACTATGGTAGTACTCTGATATTTGAATTACATGAAGAGGATAACGAATATTATATTCAGGTAACAATATGATTACGCATGTATATATGCAAATTGTTGTTAAAAAATCatctttctataaaatatgtCTCTACGGAGTATTAATTTTGAAATCGGGAGATAAAGatacaatttaatataaaaatgtatattacggaaaatttcaacatttaatttttgaaactttCACGATTACTAATAttgtttgtaatttttctaCATACACGATTATAATCTTTATTCACAGATGCTTTATAGAAAcaaggaaaatattaaattactcaAATTCCCTGATTGTGATGACAAAATGTGTCCATTGGATAAGTTCAAAAAATTTGTAATGCCTATAATACCGACAAATCTGGAAGAAATATGTGGACAGGAATAAAAAAGTaaagtattaatataaatatgaatagtAATAAACCAATGCTAAATGGATTGATAAAATgatttctataatattctaCTATTTACTCatataaattcaataataaatGTCTAATATTAAAACAGTGTTTATTAAAAACATGTCATATGTACTACAATTGCTTATTAAAATCCGAAACTTAGACTATCTATAAATCTTGTTGCTCAAATGTATCTCCTTCGATTacaaaataataagataaaactGTAGAAAGACTGTCTAAACTTCGGTTTCGATGATTTTTGGATATATTGTAAAACTCAACATTTGATCAACCTtttcttatacatataaaagCTATACTCACTTAGTTCCGAAATATTCGCGAAAAACTGCCGATAACAATGAATTCTTCCTATAATTGTACTTATGTGTCTATAACAGCGTATGCGTTAATATTGGTTACCGACCGTCGGCCAtttatcttctgtttataaTTAATTCCTATGTCCATGGTTTACTTCAAATGTTTTGAAGTTGCGAATACACAACATGTTACATATTTAATCGGATACTTAACAATAACCTATCACACAGgtcaataaaatcaataaaaaaaacaatataaacGTATACTTACATCCATTTTTGTTAGAATAACTCAAACGTTAATAATCGCTACGCATCAAATGTTGACGATTTATAATTCACCATGATAATTGTCATCGTTAATTGTTATAACGTCTATATATCTCCATTCTTCCGAAATGATGCACAAAACATGACCAAAGGTCTAAAGTTAATATATAAAACTGAACCAGTTGTGTTTAAATGAAGCAATAATCAACCTCAAATTCTGTTTCAAAAACTTATAATGTAAGCTGTTGGTAACACTAACACTAAAATAAGCGATCAACGACAAAAGAATACAGGAAATTCGTAAAACTATAGTATTTTGTTACAACAATATCTAACAAAGTATTAAATAAGAACGTATTAGTTAAATGAACCTAATGATAATCGATAGAAGATAATAAAACAGTAACACAAATACTACATAGCTGAAAACACGCACTACGAAGGATATATCTTGAAGCCACGATTTATcacaataaaaatgatattccgCGCTAAAACTTTGCCCAACTGACTCCCGCTTAGCAAAGAACggcttttcatttattttaaaccCGCTCacagattaaaatattatatgctGGAAAGTGCTCTCATAAGGAGTTTTTAAAGTTTGCTATCTTCATCAGTTTACTATATATTGCTATAATTAAGTATAGTAGATATaatgctttttatttattaaataaaataatataaataattaaaatagtaagTAAATTAGGGCAATATTTTAGCATAATCTTGTATTACAAACCAAAACAGACTTAAGCGAACGTATAGGATTTATTCCACAGGCCTcgttatttaagaaaaatgcattGTATTTAACGAATGACTTGtcttgagaaaatatttttaaaaaaactgtgttttaaaaatttatattaaaaaattgttaatctaatttattaaaaaataaactttttttcatatttacgtaaatttatttcattttaacacCTTCCTCCATTTTTTTATGAAAGGGGCTACTTCTGGGTCAATAATCCCAGGCCTCAAAAATTTTAACACGGTCCTGTTGATCGGCCGTCTTCTTCTTATACGTCTGCGCATGGATGTCTATATACGGGCTTCGCGAATTTAATGTAATGACTCCAAAATTGAACGaaatacaaacgaaacaaaatttctcaaaataattttcgtttgtaatttgtaatttcataGCCAATGGCGCGATGTCGTGTAAGATGTCAAGCCCATTTTTATCCCTTACGATGATCGAATTGAATATAATTCAAACTTTCTGATCTTTTTCGAGGTCGATATTTCAGGCCGGTACATACATATGTCATATATCATGTCATATTAAAATGGAACGTTcgattcatttcatttttttaagtataataaactacaaatatatatacatgataCAATTTATAAAGTCTGTCATGGTCCTACATCATCCTTATGATGATTCCTCCATTGAACACAATGTTTCGAACTGACACTCCTCTTCTTGGTCAGGGTAAAGTGCTTTCATTGTAGACAGTGGACATGGTACATTCATAGGACAACCTGGTAGATGTAATGGTCTTTCCTGATGCATGAAAAGAATACTGGGACCTCCAGAAcaactaaaataaaaagaaaaccattattatattagattattaTAGTTagattacatataaaatatataaataaatatacttgtATAAAACGAATGCGATATTAGATGCGAAAGTATCGATAACCCCAGTTCTCCAGGCTCTGTTCTCCGCatataacgaaaataaatcATGCGTTAAATGTTGATCTTCCTTAGCGATCCCTAATAGAGCTAATAGTTTCAAAATGGTTCCTGAATGACTAAAATACACTGATACTGCCAGTCCTTCATCTGCCCTATAAATTAAGAACAAgattttaataacataatattcgATGTAAGTAAATTTTCTAAGAAAATGACGTATTCTTACATAAAAAAGTTAAAAACATCTCTCAAAGCTGGGCAAGCTTGCTCATAAGACAATTTGTAACCATATCCATCGTTCCAATAATATTCCAAATCATCTGCAAATTCGAGTACCtagaaaaatatcaattaatttagcaaataataatttaacaaataattagactttAAAATTTTACTTTGAACTCGTCTAGCGAAAATATTCTACACCAT
This DNA window, taken from Bombus terrestris chromosome 3, iyBomTerr1.2, whole genome shotgun sequence, encodes the following:
- the LOC100646942 gene encoding venom acid phosphatase Acph-1 is translated as MDIKWFSKIIICVLYCQGSWAELKLIQTIFRHGNRMPSNIEYYPNDPYVNYTYEPAGRGGLTNVGKLSLYKLGQYFRERYDQFLGRIYTSKDIWFRADEVERVVMSGQLVAAGLYPPCEEQRWDSNLNWQPIPVWTPLNSNDCLYNGQFLTNFYTWRNNVEKTDETTMQFQKQNKDVYRYLSEHTGGNITQSRTFNLRQFLYAQKDIGLKLPEWTKSVFPHGKLDELAVNDIYIRTRTPQMKQLLAGMWIREWLNHIDDHLYKNDTRKAFMYAAHDLNIAYILAALDNFDNEIPYYGSTLIFELHEEDNEYYIQMLYRNKENIKLLKFPDCDDKMCPLDKFKKFVMPIIPTNLEEICGQE